A stretch of the Arthrobacter sp. PAMC 25486 genome encodes the following:
- a CDS encoding type II secretion system F family protein, with protein sequence MSPHLAAMIAVGLLLGTGLWLCFVRLPIMRQPSFTQRVEPQLRSLDSRSRLLDGDGPGTLFGPLERIFRLVLSDSVQRLGRFNISVHGLGARLEQAGRSESALEFRAVQFLCAAGGLAVGALVSVLLLWQGSINFMGAVTLTLGPMVAGYLLYDYLLGARIKRRQGRMLTEFPALAELMALAVGAGESAGSALDRVARSSQGVLSEEFGKVLAQTRTGMPLVEALNQFSARVNVPALSRFVDGIGVAVNRGTPLAEVLRAQAQDVRDVAKRELMESAGRKEIGMMVPLIFGVLPLTVVFAVFPGLALLQFGF encoded by the coding sequence GTGAGCCCGCACCTGGCCGCCATGATCGCCGTCGGACTTCTTCTGGGGACGGGACTGTGGCTGTGTTTCGTCAGGCTCCCCATCATGCGCCAGCCAAGCTTTACCCAGCGGGTGGAACCACAGCTGAGATCGCTGGACAGCCGCTCACGGTTGCTGGACGGCGACGGTCCCGGCACGCTGTTTGGGCCGCTTGAGCGGATCTTCCGGCTGGTCCTCTCTGACTCGGTGCAGAGGCTGGGCAGGTTCAACATCAGTGTGCACGGCCTGGGCGCGCGGCTGGAACAAGCCGGCAGGAGTGAAAGTGCCTTGGAATTCCGGGCTGTCCAGTTCCTATGTGCGGCGGGCGGGCTCGCGGTGGGCGCGCTGGTGTCGGTGCTGTTGCTCTGGCAGGGGAGCATCAACTTCATGGGAGCGGTGACACTGACCCTGGGGCCCATGGTGGCTGGCTACCTGCTGTATGACTATCTGCTGGGAGCCCGGATCAAGCGGCGGCAGGGCCGGATGCTCACCGAGTTTCCGGCGCTCGCCGAACTTATGGCGTTGGCGGTTGGTGCGGGAGAGAGCGCGGGCAGTGCGCTGGACAGGGTGGCCCGGTCCTCACAGGGGGTGCTGTCGGAGGAGTTCGGCAAGGTGCTGGCACAGACCCGCACCGGCATGCCGCTGGTTGAGGCGTTGAACCAGTTTTCCGCCCGCGTCAACGTCCCGGCGCTGTCCCGGTTTGTTGACGGCATCGGCGTGGCAGTCAACCGGGGGACGCCGCTGGCCGAGGTGCTCCGCGCCCAAGCCCAGGACGTGCGTGACGTGGCAAAACGGGAGCTCATGGAATCCGCGGGGCGGAAAGAAATTGGCATGATGGTGCCGCTGATATTCGGAGTCCTGCCGCTCACCGTCGTCTTCGCCGTGTTCCCCGGACTTGCCCTGCTGCAGTTTGGTTTCTAA
- a CDS encoding type II secretion system F family protein: MSAVVGLLAGMGLFLIWNACWNTPARTPHPGHRSKLETLLQQAGVAQVTPTSLVLSSVGLAMLMALIVFVLTGAPAIALCIALFTGYLPFALLKMRARRRAAVMRELWPDVVDNLRSAIRAGLSLPEALVQLGQKGPVQLRDDFRNFGADYRATGHFEGALQKLKATLADPVSDRIIEALRLTRDVGGSDLGKLLGTLSEFLRDHARTRSELEARQSWTVNAARLAVAAPWIVLMLMSTRAEAVAAYNTTAGWAVLGGGLAISVICYRIMLRIGALPEEQRVLK, from the coding sequence ATGTCAGCCGTTGTGGGGTTGCTTGCCGGCATGGGCCTGTTCCTGATCTGGAACGCCTGCTGGAACACGCCCGCACGCACACCGCATCCCGGCCACCGCAGCAAACTCGAGACCCTCCTACAACAGGCCGGCGTTGCCCAGGTGACACCAACCTCCCTCGTGCTCAGCTCCGTGGGCCTGGCCATGCTCATGGCGCTGATCGTCTTCGTGCTCACCGGCGCCCCCGCGATCGCCCTGTGCATCGCCTTGTTCACCGGATACCTGCCCTTCGCACTGCTCAAAATGCGGGCACGACGCCGGGCGGCAGTCATGCGCGAACTCTGGCCCGACGTCGTGGACAACTTGCGCTCAGCCATTCGAGCCGGCTTGTCCTTGCCCGAAGCCCTGGTGCAGCTGGGGCAAAAGGGGCCCGTCCAGCTCCGGGATGATTTCCGAAATTTCGGTGCCGACTACAGGGCCACGGGCCACTTTGAAGGTGCACTGCAAAAGCTCAAGGCCACCCTGGCCGACCCCGTCTCCGACAGGATCATCGAGGCGCTGCGCCTGACCAGGGATGTGGGCGGCTCGGATCTGGGCAAATTGTTGGGCACACTCTCCGAGTTTCTCCGTGACCACGCCCGCACCCGCAGCGAGCTGGAAGCCAGACAGTCCTGGACCGTCAACGCTGCCAGGCTTGCCGTGGCAGCGCCGTGGATTGTTCTGATGCTCATGTCCACAAGGGCAGAGGCGGTTGCCGCCTACAACACCACGGCCGGCTGGGCTGTGCTGGGCGGCGGCCTGGCGATCTCGGTTATCTGCTATCGGATCATGCTGCGCATCGGTGCCCTGCCTGAGGAACAACGGGTGTTAAAGTGA
- a CDS encoding CpaF family protein, with protein MDAFALLEDEVRELIRRKGLDPLRQGTEVRALVDAAVNDYGERALLGAVPALTQGDDINRHVYNAVAGFGALQPFLDDPDIEEIWLNAPDQVFVARYGESELTGVVFTAQQVRDLVERMLKSSGRRLDLSSPFVDAALPDGSRLHVVIPDITQNHWAVNIRKFTARASRLDHLVELGSLTPQAARFLGAAVSSGLNILVSGATQAGKTTMLNCLAAGIGSRERVVTVEEIFELRLPLRDVVGLQCRQPNLEGKGEIPLRRLVKEALRMRPDRLIVGEVREAESLDMLIALNSGLPGMASVHANSAHDAVVKICTLPLLAGENISAAFVVPTVAACIDLVVHCVRATNGKRSVGEILALGRRVENGIIESGLVFSTVNGRLTASETAMPAPEKFAVAGYNVAALMGDD; from the coding sequence TTGGATGCATTTGCGTTGCTGGAGGATGAGGTTAGGGAGCTCATCCGCCGCAAGGGCCTTGACCCGCTACGTCAAGGCACAGAGGTACGTGCCTTGGTTGACGCCGCCGTCAACGATTATGGCGAGCGGGCACTGCTCGGCGCAGTCCCGGCCCTCACCCAAGGCGACGACATCAATCGGCACGTGTACAACGCCGTCGCCGGTTTCGGTGCATTGCAGCCCTTCCTCGACGACCCGGACATAGAGGAAATCTGGCTTAACGCACCGGATCAGGTATTTGTTGCCCGGTACGGCGAATCGGAACTCACGGGGGTGGTGTTTACCGCCCAGCAGGTTCGGGACCTGGTGGAGCGGATGCTCAAGAGTTCGGGGCGCCGGCTGGATCTGAGCAGCCCGTTCGTGGATGCTGCGCTGCCCGACGGCAGCCGCCTGCATGTGGTTATCCCGGACATCACGCAGAACCACTGGGCCGTGAACATCCGCAAATTCACGGCCAGGGCAAGCCGCCTGGACCATCTGGTGGAACTGGGCTCGCTCACCCCGCAGGCGGCCCGCTTCTTGGGCGCCGCCGTCAGCAGCGGGCTGAACATTCTTGTCTCAGGGGCCACACAGGCAGGCAAGACCACCATGCTGAACTGCCTGGCCGCTGGCATTGGCTCCCGTGAGCGGGTCGTGACGGTGGAGGAAATCTTTGAGCTCAGGCTGCCGCTGCGCGATGTGGTGGGGCTGCAATGCCGCCAGCCGAACCTTGAGGGCAAGGGAGAAATTCCGTTGCGCCGTCTCGTCAAGGAGGCCCTGCGCATGCGACCCGACAGGCTCATTGTGGGTGAGGTGCGCGAGGCCGAAAGCCTTGACATGTTGATCGCCCTGAATAGTGGACTTCCAGGGATGGCTTCAGTTCATGCGAATTCGGCACACGACGCTGTTGTCAAGATCTGCACGCTGCCCCTTCTCGCGGGCGAAAACATCAGTGCAGCCTTCGTGGTGCCAACAGTGGCTGCCTGCATCGACCTCGTGGTCCATTGCGTCAGGGCAACCAACGGCAAACGCAGCGTGGGCGAAATCCTGGCACTGGGCCGCCGGGTCGAGAACGGCATCATTGAATCGGGGCTCGTCTTCAGCACAGTCAACGGGCGCCTCACAGCCTCGGAAACAGCCATGCCGGCCCCCGAAAAATTTGCCGTCGCCGGCTACAACGTTGCCGCCCTAATGGGGGATGACTGA